In a single window of the Stigmatopora nigra isolate UIUO_SnigA chromosome 7, RoL_Snig_1.1, whole genome shotgun sequence genome:
- the cnfn gene encoding cornifelin homolog translates to MTFQPSVISSQPQVNSNQYTVSSGLSDWTSNVFDCCDDCGICLCGTFVPCILECKVAQDSGETCCLAFLPGSSVPLRTNMRHKYRIEGSVCQDWCTMICLYECGLCQMAREQKMRA, encoded by the exons ATGACTTTTCAGCCTAGTGTGATTAGTTCCCAACCTCAAGTTAACTCCAACCAGTACACCGTTTCCTCCGGCCTGTCTGACTGGACGTCCAATGTGTTTGACTGCTGCGACGACTGCGGAATTT GTCTGTGTGGGACATTCGTGCCATGCATATTGGAGTGCAAAGTGGCCCAGGATAGCGGAGAGACCTGCTGCCTGGCCTTTCTTCCTGGCAGCTCAGTGCCTTTGAGGACCAACATGCGCCACAAATACCGCATTGAA GGCTCAGTGTGTCAAGACTGGTGTACGATGATCTGCTTGTATGAATGTGGCCTGTGTCAAATGGCGCGAGAGCAGAAGATGAGAGCTTAG
- the cxcr3.2 gene encoding C-X-C chemokine receptor type 3-2 — translation MDDYMVTTEDYWFFDYDNYTFYPETSKTHAAPCPHEDIYTFAQRYLPVVYSLVFFLAVVGNLLVLCVIRRYRNGRGGGPCSFSLTDTFLLHLAISDLLLAFTLPLFATQWAHQWVFGEAVCKLCGALFSLNRYSGILFLACISFDRYLAIVHAVSSGWKRKTCQAQVACSFIWVGCLALGGVDIFYKQVSEVKIRDGRGPLVCQVWFTNNAAEWQAALQLISVSLGFGLPLLIMLYCYIRIFRSLCNATRRQKRKSLRLIVSLVSVFVLCWAPFNGFQLADGLQRLGAVVGGCQFGRVVDMGSVITESIGLSHCALNPLLYGFVGVKFRREMARMCKGLLGTRRSSGAEEWREKKRKTIGSYSSAESENTHYSVIVGR, via the exons ATGGATGATTACATGGTGACCACAGAAGACTACTGG TTCTTCGACTATGACAATTACACGTTTTACCCTGAAACCAGCAAAACACATGCAGCCCCTTGTCCCCATGAGGACATCTACACTTTTGCGCAGAGGTACCTCCCCGTGGTCTACAGCTTGGTCTTCTTCCTAGCCGTGGTTGGCAACTTGCTGGTTTTGTGCGTGATTCGACGTTACCGAAACGGCCGCGGCGGAGGCCCCTGCTCCTTCTCCCTGACCGACACCTTCCTCCTCCACTTGGCCATCTCCGACCTCCTCCTGGCATTCACGCTGCCGCTCTTTGCCACGCAGTGGGCCCACCAGTGGGTGTTTGGCGAGGCGGTCTGCAAGCTCTGCGGCGCACTGTTCTCTCTCAACCGCTACAGCGGGATCCTCTTCCTGGCGTGCATCAGCTTCGACCGTTACTTGGCGATCGTCCACGCCGTCAGTTCCGGATGGAAGCGCAAAACTTGCCAGGCTCAAGTGGCCTGCTCATTCATCTGGGTGGGCTGCCTGGCGCTCGGAGGGGTGGACATCTTTTATAAGCAGGTGAGCGAGGTGAAAATCAGAGACGGGCGGGGTCCACTGGTCTGCCAGGTGTGGTTTACCAACAATGCCGCAGAATGGCAGGCCGCCCTGCAGCTTATCAGCGTGAGTCTGGGTTTCGGACTACCGCTGCTGATTATGCTTTACTGCTACATCCGGATCTTCCGCTCGCTCTGCAACGCCACTCGCAGGCAAAAGCGCAAGTCCCTCCGTCTCATCGTCTCCCTGGTGTCTGTCTTCGTGCTATGCTGGGCGCCGTTCAATGGGTTCCAACTGGCCGACGGCCTGCAGAGACTGGGCGCGGTGGTGGGAGGATGCCAGTTTGGCCGTGTGGTGGACATGGGTAGCGTGATCACTGAGAGTATTGGGTTGTCGCATTGCGCCCTCAACCCGCTGCTGTATGGATTTGTGGGTGTCAAGTTCCGCAGGGAGATGGCTCGCATGTGCAAGGGGCTGCTGGGCACGAGGCGCTCGAGTGGAGCAGAAGAATGgagggagaagaagaggaaaacCATTGGCTCCTACAGCTCTGCCGAGAGTGAAAACACACACTACTCGGTCATCGTCGGAAGATGA